The Ascaphus truei isolate aAscTru1 chromosome 3, aAscTru1.hap1, whole genome shotgun sequence genome includes a region encoding these proteins:
- the LOC142490989 gene encoding uncharacterized protein LOC142490989 yields the protein MWDTIVIGVNACGNHVRDKRNCHKRFDDIRSKLKKKIQHQRMHATGTGGGPTPQRLILSPLEELLRAKLLPVVVEGFPGDRDIGIYPSQFPPVAPEGHVSPETEQVSSPGSASSTHLEEHDEEDYDDDDDDDAAAAIDTQIQASDHEEVPIETVLPPNRPANTTYDAIVASEGKIVEAENRRHSDLMTVLERMIALQEETVSQLAHLHRVFIEVPKQLQKINTSFEALVVQQTQANYWRMTNVPQFNINTSQAGSVHAGQFSPHASDCTDTLYSSKYPVCTWQIPGMRRSSPLTSPVAFAFPAWVHAWLTGG from the exons atgtgggacacaatagtcattggtgtcaatgcgtgtgggaatcatgtgagggacaagcggaattgtcacaagagatttgatgatattaggtccaaattgaaaaagaaaatacaacaccaacgcatgcatgctactggcactggaggtgggccgacaccacaacgtctcatattaagtccattggaggagctgcttcgggcaaaattacttcccgtcgtcgtggaaggctttcctggtgaccgggatattggaatttatccctcacaatttccaccag ttgcccctgaaggacatgtgtcacctgagacggaacaagtgtcttcacctgggtcagccagctcaacacacctagaag aacatgatgaagaggattatgatgatgatgatgatgatgatgccgccgccgccatagacacacaaatacaagcaagtgaccatgaagaggttccaattgaaactgttttaccgccaaatcgaccagcaaataccacatacgatgcaattgtagcttctgagggaaaaattgtggaagcagaaaatcgtcgccattctgacctgatgacagtgctggaaaggatgattgcactgcaggaagaaacagtttcacaattggcacatctccacagagtcttcattgaagtgcctaaacagttgcaaaaaatcaacacctcattcgaagcattagttgttcagcaaacacaagctaattactggagaatgactaatgtaccacaattcaacatcaacacctcacaggcaggatctgttcatgcaggtcagttttcaccacatgcttctgactgcaccgacacactttattcgagcaaatacccggtatgtacctggcaaatacctggaatgcgccgctcctcacctctgacaagccccgttgcatttgccttcccagcctgggttcatgcctggctgacgggcggctga